CATAACATCCAAACGAAAAAATGTTAATCTTGATATGAatgataagaaaaaaaacttTAATCAAAACActattaaattaaaaattcCCTTTGAAAAAAGAGAAAACGATGTTACAGATAGGAAGAAAGGAAACAACAAAATAAGGTTTGCTCAATCAACAGAATATGAAGAAATGCctattataaaaaaaaaaagtaatataGAAAGGGATGTTTATAGTAACGTGAGAAAGGGAAAatctaatattttttattataaaaagagTGTATCATCTAGGAGTATGgaaaatgaagatgatgaaaatgatgaggaaaatgaagatggtgaagatgatgaagatgatgaGGATGATGAGGATGATGACAATCATGATAATCATGATAATCATTATGAGAATTATAATGATCAAACACTTAATAATGATATCAATAAAAAGCAGAATAATTCCCCCCAAAATGTATACATTCAGAATAATAAGAAATCCTGCCTCAACCACAAAAAATCTATAACATTAAATAAGACAGAAAATTCTTTTCAAAGAATGGATACCAATAACCCGATGAAGGAtaattacaaatatatgaagagcaaattaaaaaaaaacttcACATTACATGCAGATAAAGTTAAAGAGAATAACCCAAAAAAATCAGTCAGCATGAGAATAGataagaatataatttattccAAAACACcttcatataataaaaatcgaaaagaaaatatgatTAAGGCCAAATcacaaatattaaaaatagCAGAACAGTATATGAGTACGGATAAAATAAAAGCATTTAAAACAATCGAAAGAGGAAACACTCGATTtctaaataaaaataaaaaaattgacCCAGAGAAAATACAGAATCTTGGTCCATTTGTTCCAAAAAGGATAATAGAAAAGAAAACCGAAAGAAAACTTGGATATATTCcaaattatataagaaaaggaaaaaaaaatgaacataaaTCTGATAATgcaaatatattattttcaaaagataaaaacaacaaaataacaattcaaaaaaaaaaaaaaaaaaatgatggATTTGGattatttgaaaatatgttagtattaaataatttagGTACAATATATGAATGGGATGGTTAtcaaatgaataaaattaaacaTTTGTATGAACAGTTCATATGCTTATGTACTAATGAAAAAggtaatatattatgtatcGATTTAAACTACAAGCCTGGATATTTGATGTACAACCGATATTTCAACAGAATGGATGACAATACAGAATTTTCATTGTTTAAGAAAATGGTAATTAGTgttaagaataaaatatggGGAATTGATATACAAGGGAATTTAAAAAGATGgaataaatatgaatggATTAAAGTAAAAAAGGCATATGGTATTTTTAAGTTAAAATCTCTAGCCTTTGATCGAAAAAATAGGCTTTGGGTTTTAGATGAgcaaaattatttttatatatatgatacGGAAGATAAAAATTGGATGTTGAAAAATGTAAACGGATGTAACATAAATGACTTTGACtttaatgaaaatgataatttGACAGCTGTGACAAAGGATGGAATAAttaagatatataaaaagaatagATGGATAAAATATGGAATCTTGGGGGAAGTCAAAATAAGAAgtttacattttataaGGCAACATACATAATGAGATGCTACATAcaaaaataagaatatgGATGAACAAACtaaaatacaatataaatattttacttataataatttctataatattattgaaGTTTCAAATATGATTGATTTCTTTGgataatattacatttttttttttttttttttttattatgaataatattctatataatgattaatatatataaaggaTGAAAGGTcgtataatatataaggaaaaatgaataaaattatatgattatttggaatatatatataattatattttataatattttattatattatattatattatatta
The sequence above is drawn from the Plasmodium reichenowi strain SY57 chromosome Unknown, whole genome shotgun sequence genome and encodes:
- a CDS encoding hypothetical protein (conserved Plasmodium protein, unknown function): MEHIKRKTVANIKYNSYSDDENILKKKSTFSFKKGLDNITSKRKNVNLDMNDKKKNFNQNTIKLKIPFEKRENDVTDRKKGNNKIRFAQSTEYEEMPIIKKKSNIERDVYSNVRKGKSNIFYYKKSVSSRSMENEDDENDEENEDGEDDEDDEDDEDDDNHDNHDNHYENYNDQTLNNDINKKQNNSPQNVYIQNNKKSCLNHKKSITLNKTENSFQRMDTNNPMKDNYKYMKSKLKKNFTLHADKVKENNPKKSVSMRIDKNIIYSKTPSYNKNRKENMIKAKSQILKIAEQYMSTDKIKAFKTIERGNTRFLNKNKKIDPEKIQNLGPFVPKRIIEKKTERKLGYIPNYIRKGKKNEHKSDNANILFSKDKNNKITIQKKKKKNDGFGLFENMLVLNNLGTIYEWDGYQMNKIKHLYEQFICLCTNEKGNILCIDLNYKPGYLMYNRYFNRMDDNTEFSLFKKMVISVKNKIWGIDIQGNLKRWNKYEWIKVKKAYGIFKLKSLAFDRKNRLWVLDEQNYFYIYDTEDKNWMLKNVNGCNINDFDFNENDNLTAVTKDGIIKIYKKNRWIKYGILGEVKIRSLHFIRQHT